Within the Desulfomicrobium macestii genome, the region CCGAAAATGGTTCAAATGGCAGATGGCCAGGGCCAGGGCGTCTCCCGCATCCTCGGCCCAGTCTGGCCGAACGCCCAAGAGCTGGCCGACCATGAACGAGACCTGGCTTTTCTCCGCCCGCCCCGCACCGACCAGGGACTTCTTGACCAGGGTGGGCTCGTACCCGAAGACCTCCACCCCATGCACGCCGCAGGCGGCCAGCACTGCTCCCCGCGCCTGGCCGAGCTTCAGGGCCGAGGCGGAATTGCGGGCGAAGAAGACATTCTCCACGGCCACGGCGCTGGGGGCGTGGACGCCGAGAAGCTCGGAGATGCGCGCGTACATGAGGCCAAGGCGCGTGCTCATGGCCTCTTCGGAGGGACGCACCACACCCGCTTCCACCAGGGACAAAACCCCGGACCGCTCCCGCACAAGGCCGTAGCCCATGCAGCGAGATCCGGGGTCGACGCCCAGGATGATGCGTTCGACTGCCATGCGGCCGGGCTACATCTCCGCCAGGAGTTCAGCCGGCAGCTCGAAATTGGCGTACACGTTCTGGACGTCATCGTTGTCGTCCAGCGCGTCATAGAGTTTCATGACCTTGCGGCCGGTCTCGACATCGACGGCCACCGTGGTCTGCGGGATGCGGTTCAGCCCCGCGCTCATGATCTCGATGCCCGCCGCCTCGAAAGCGCTTCTGGCGTTATGGAAATCCTCGGCCGCGCACAGAACCTGCCAGGAATCGTCGTCATCGAGCACGTCCTCGACGCCGCCCTCAAGCCCGGCTTCAAGAAGTTGGTCCTCGGTGTACTTTTCCTTGTCGAAGGCAAAGACGCCTTTCGTGTCGAACATCCAGGCCACGCAACCGGCCGCGCCCATGGAGCCGCCGTTCTTGCTCAGGATGTGGCGCACTTCGGCCACGGTACGGTTCCTGTTGTCCGTGACCGCCTCAATGAGAATGGCCACGCCGCCAGGAGCGTATCCTTCGTACATGATCTCTTCGAGGGCCTCGGAAGCCAGCTCGCCCGTACCCTTCTTGATGGCCGTCTCGATCTTGTCCTTGGGCAGGTTCACGGCCTTGGCGGCGTCAATGGCCGCACGCAGGCGGGCGTTCATGTCCGGATCGCCGCCGCCCTTGGCCGCCAGAATGATCTCCTTACTGACCTTGGTGAACATCTTGCCGCGCTTCAGATCCTGGCGTCCCTTGCGGTGCTGGATATTCTTCCATTTACTATGTCCTGCCATACAATCCTCCAAAAAAAAGTTATGCGGGCGGGGCCTCGCTGGCCGCGGGAACAAAACCCAAACCCAGGATGAATATTTCCTTGCTCTCCGCCCGGCTGCTTTTGGGCTTGAACATGCCGACCTTGGCGAAACGGACTTTAAGAGACTGCACAAAGGGCTGCACGTCCGGACCTTCGAAAACCTTGGCAATGAAGGTGCCGCCGGAAACCAGCCATTCCTCGGCCACGCCGAAGGCCGCCTCCACCAGCTGGATGGAGCGGGCCTGATCAGTGAACTTGGAACCCGTCGTCTTGGGGGCCATGTCGCTCATGACTACGTCGAAAGGGGCAAGCGCCTGCAAATGCCCGAGAAAAAGAGGAGTGCGGGCAAAGATGTCTTCCTGCAGGAAAGTCACCTGTTCCGGGAAGCGGGTATCCGGCATGTTCAGGTCGATGCCCAGCACCCGACCGCCCGCGCCGACGCGTTCGGCGGCGTAAAGGGTCCAGGAACCGGGGCAGGCTCCAAGATCAAGCACTTTCTGGCCCTGGCGCAAGAGCTTGTGCGCCTTGTCCATTTCCTGAAGCTTGTATACGGAGCGGGCAGGATAATTGTCCTGCTTGGCCTTTTTGAAATAGTAATCGCGGTATTGTTTCATGCTTTTATGACCGGGGCAGCATCCCGACCACCCAAGCGAGCGCCTTCATGCCAGCCAGACCCATACGTGTAAAGTTGAAAAACGAACTGGGGATTTCTACATCGCTCCCCGCAGGAGAGCAATATCTTCATCTCCATGGCGAAGGCGAGGACCTGCTCATCACCTGTCCCGGACCGGAACCCGGCCTCTGCGCCCGTCATACGGGCGGCAGGGGCCGCGTCATGCTGCTGCGCGTGCCGCAGATCGAAGGCCAGATGCCCGAGGCCTGGCATGCGGCCCTGCCTTCCGACTGGGAAGAAGTCACCCTCGCGCAGGCGCACAGCCTGCTGCCTGGCATGCGCGTGCTCCATTACGCCCCGGCAAGCCGCCTCTTTCCTTCCATTTTCGCGCCCCTGATGGCCAGGATCGACCCTGCCCCGCCGATCCCGCCCGCCAGCAATCTCTGGCTGCCCGGACCAAAAAACGCCCTTATCATCCCGGAACTGGCCCATGCGGCCAAGGACCTGGGTCTTGATTCCAGGCGCCTGCCGGCAAGCCTCTCGCCTCAAGACCTGCGCCGTCTGCTGGATCAGGAGCGCCCAAGCCTGTTTCTGAGCGTCAACTTCCACGGCCTGGACCCGTACGGGGAAAATCAGGCCCTGCTGCAGGCCGCGGGCGTTCCCATGGCCGTATGGTGCGTGGACAACCCGCTGCACCTGCTTACCGGCCAGAAGAATCAGCTCTGGAAAGACGTGACATTATACGTCACCGACGACTGGTTCGTCGAGCCCCTGCGCGGCATGGGCGCAGACGTGCGGCATCTGCCTCTGGGCGCGAGCCCGCGCTTCTTTGCCCCCGGGCGGCCCTGCCCTTCAGGAAACGACCTGACCTTTGTCGGCCGCTCGGCTTTCCCGGACAAGGACCGCTTCTTCGCGGCCTGCCGCATCCCGCAGGAGCTGGAAAAAAGGGCCCTGGCCATGGCCGGGCGGGAGGCCCATTTCGGATGGTGGAGCCGGCATCTGCCTGAACTTGCGTTGTGGCCCGGAAACGACGTGCGGATCATCGGCCTTGGCGCGGAAACGGCTTCGGCCGCCTGGCGGCGGGAATGTCTCGCCGCCCTTGCGAAAGAAATCGACCTGACGATTGTCGGCGACGAGCAGTGGCAAGCCCTGCTGCCCGGAACCAGCATCCAGCCCCCCGTGGACTACTACTCGGGGCTGGCCGATACATACCGCAACGCGTCCTTTTCCCTGAACCTGACCAGCCTGCTCCTGCCCCAAGGCCTGACCCAGCGCCATTTCGACGTCTGGGCCTGCGGCGGCTTCCTGCTCACGGACAACACGCCCGGCATGAATATTTTTCCACGGGAACTGGCCCAGGCCGTGACCTTCAGCTCACCGAAAGAAGCGGCGGAACTCCTGCGCGCCCTGGCCGCCGACCCGAAACGCAAGGAAGATCTGCGCCGCGCCTGGCAAATGCATGTCCTGGAAGAGCATGGCTATTGCCGCAGGCTGGCAAGCATCACGCGCGATATCATCCCCTCATCCTCGACCACGGAGAATCCATGCAGCCCCTGGACGTAAGCCTGATCACATATACCTATAATGACGGCCATTTTGTCGACGGCCTTCTGGATGAGATTCCCAGTTGGACGCATCGCCCCTCGGAAATAGTCATCTTCGACGACGGATCTTCCACTCCGTATTCTCCACCGTCCACCACCATCCCCACCCGGGTGTTTCGGCACGACACCAACCGCGGCATAACCGTGACAAAACATGAAGCCATCTCGGCAGGATCTTCCCCCTTCCTCCTGGCCATGGACTGCGACACCAGGATTTCGCCAAACTGGCTTGAAACCAATCTGGCGCACGTTCAGCAGTCGGATATCGGCATGGTTTCGGGCCCGGTCATCTACTTGTCTGGCAACGATCTCGTGTCCAGATTCCAGCGGTATTTCGGCGACAATCACAATCTGGAAATAACGGGACCAGTCGATTTCATCCCGGGAAACGCGTTTCTGATGCGCCGGGAAATCTGGGAACAGTGCGAAGGCATGGCGGGCCACCATCGCAACGTTTGCGAAGATCATTTCTTGTGTCAAAAGATCAGGCAACGGGGCATGAAATTGTGGATCGATGCCAAGGCCAGGGCACGACAAATCAGGCGCATCAATAGAATTGCGATGCTCAAGCGCTATTGGAAATGGTGCCATGCCCCCATCAAAAAAGAAGCGGAACAACAGCAGGACATCCCGAGGTATCTCCAGCACGCACTGATAACACCCCATGCCGACAGACTGAAATTTTCCATTGAACGTGAAGAGCTTTTGTTCATCTACATCGAGATGCTCTATGCCAGCTTCATTGTCCTGGACGTATTGGACCACTTGATTCTCAATAATCGCCAGGCATCCGTCCAGAAAGCCGCCTGGTGGTCCGAGCTTTCCAGTATCGTCAGGCAATACCCGCTCATGTACGCGCTTCTTCGTTCAGACCTGGCCCAACTGGGACAGACGCCGGTTCCGGGATGGGAGCCGAGTCAACGAAATCCATGGTCGCAAGCATTCGAAGCGTTGCGGGCGATAGAACCCAGCGGGGTATATGACTGGCTTAACAGGTCGGGAGTACCGTCCATGCTCGCCGAGGAAGAATCCTTGAACTATGATTTTTCATTTTACGAGGACGAACTCTTTTGCCCATCTACGCGCCGAAGCTGAGCAGCAAAACGCATCATCGGCGCGGCGCAAATAAAAACTTCCGCCGGGAAATTTCGCGGAATTCTGGCGGGAAGATCCCCAAAAAGGCAATCAGCGCTCGTTCATGGTGCAGACCCGGTTTCTCCCTCGCCCCTTGGCCCGGTACATGGCCTTGTCGGCCTCGTCGATGAGCCTGGCTCCCGCCTCGTCGGCCCACTTCCGTTTCAGCTCGGCCACGCCGATGGACACGGTGATCTTGATTCCCTTCTGCAACACCTGCCCGTTGTGATCGCGGATGATGAAGTTGTAGTCCTCGATGATG harbors:
- the ruvC gene encoding crossover junction endodeoxyribonuclease RuvC; translated protein: MAVERIILGVDPGSRCMGYGLVRERSGVLSLVEAGVVRPSEEAMSTRLGLMYARISELLGVHAPSAVAVENVFFARNSASALKLGQARGAVLAACGVHGVEVFGYEPTLVKKSLVGAGRAEKSQVSFMVGQLLGVRPDWAEDAGDALALAICHLNHFRFMAAVSAGQTPGRTTGQDGSTRL
- a CDS encoding YebC/PmpR family DNA-binding transcriptional regulator; translation: MAGHSKWKNIQHRKGRQDLKRGKMFTKVSKEIILAAKGGGDPDMNARLRAAIDAAKAVNLPKDKIETAIKKGTGELASEALEEIMYEGYAPGGVAILIEAVTDNRNRTVAEVRHILSKNGGSMGAAGCVAWMFDTKGVFAFDKEKYTEDQLLEAGLEGGVEDVLDDDDSWQVLCAAEDFHNARSAFEAAGIEIMSAGLNRIPQTTVAVDVETGRKVMKLYDALDDNDDVQNVYANFELPAELLAEM
- a CDS encoding RlmE family RNA methyltransferase; translation: MKQYRDYYFKKAKQDNYPARSVYKLQEMDKAHKLLRQGQKVLDLGACPGSWTLYAAERVGAGGRVLGIDLNMPDTRFPEQVTFLQEDIFARTPLFLGHLQALAPFDVVMSDMAPKTTGSKFTDQARSIQLVEAAFGVAEEWLVSGGTFIAKVFEGPDVQPFVQSLKVRFAKVGMFKPKSSRAESKEIFILGLGFVPAASEAPPA
- a CDS encoding glycosyltransferase family 2 protein yields the protein MQPLDVSLITYTYNDGHFVDGLLDEIPSWTHRPSEIVIFDDGSSTPYSPPSTTIPTRVFRHDTNRGITVTKHEAISAGSSPFLLAMDCDTRISPNWLETNLAHVQQSDIGMVSGPVIYLSGNDLVSRFQRYFGDNHNLEITGPVDFIPGNAFLMRREIWEQCEGMAGHHRNVCEDHFLCQKIRQRGMKLWIDAKARARQIRRINRIAMLKRYWKWCHAPIKKEAEQQQDIPRYLQHALITPHADRLKFSIEREELLFIYIEMLYASFIVLDVLDHLILNNRQASVQKAAWWSELSSIVRQYPLMYALLRSDLAQLGQTPVPGWEPSQRNPWSQAFEALRAIEPSGVYDWLNRSGVPSMLAEEESLNYDFSFYEDELFCPSTRRS
- a CDS encoding glycosyltransferase family protein, giving the protein MKNELGISTSLPAGEQYLHLHGEGEDLLITCPGPEPGLCARHTGGRGRVMLLRVPQIEGQMPEAWHAALPSDWEEVTLAQAHSLLPGMRVLHYAPASRLFPSIFAPLMARIDPAPPIPPASNLWLPGPKNALIIPELAHAAKDLGLDSRRLPASLSPQDLRRLLDQERPSLFLSVNFHGLDPYGENQALLQAAGVPMAVWCVDNPLHLLTGQKNQLWKDVTLYVTDDWFVEPLRGMGADVRHLPLGASPRFFAPGRPCPSGNDLTFVGRSAFPDKDRFFAACRIPQELEKRALAMAGREAHFGWWSRHLPELALWPGNDVRIIGLGAETASAAWRRECLAALAKEIDLTIVGDEQWQALLPGTSIQPPVDYYSGLADTYRNASFSLNLTSLLLPQGLTQRHFDVWACGGFLLTDNTPGMNIFPRELAQAVTFSSPKEAAELLRALAADPKRKEDLRRAWQMHVLEEHGYCRRLASITRDIIPSSSTTENPCSPWT